The following nucleotide sequence is from Tribolium castaneum strain GA2 chromosome 5, icTriCast1.1, whole genome shotgun sequence.
aaactcgTTGTGACACATTTCGTGATTTATGAAAGTCTGTAGGATTTTCGCGACTGACATTTAATCGGAGGAAAGTCGGTAATTTTTGTGAAGGTCGACGCACATTCAACGTAATTCTCCAATCAAGCGGTTCAATGATTCCGCCCTCGCGCGGATGCATCTGTTTAGATAATCCAGTAATTGATTGTAAATTATCGCAATCTCGATGTCCTTTGATGAAATTCGTGATGTCACTGCAATATTTACAACTTtcattatcttttttttttcgaagtaACAATGTTGCGTGTTGTGTCATCACTTTGGCATTTTCCCATCACGGTTTTACCGTCCAATATCCTGTTTCCAATCGAAGGGGATGTTAATTACGGGATTTAATCTTCTGGCACATTGTCTTCGACTGATTACCTCTGCTTCCACCCCCTTTCTCTATCGATTTGCATCACATTTAGGTCACGATGAGTCTCCCCCTGTGATTTTTTCCCATTACCCACCACCCACACCTCGCCTTTTGTCTTGTCTGGAACGCATCGTCATTACCGAATTAATTAGCACCCTTATCGGGTCGTCTTCGCAATTTTTTCTTGCCGCATAAATAAGCCGAAAGGTAGACGTAACGGCCTGAAATGAACGCCGATAACCTTGTTCCCATACGGCCGTTATCGCAGCCACTTCCTGGTGGAACAGCGCGTATCGCTAATTACGGTAGCCTCGAATGATACGTGAAACACACGCGCTTTTTTCGATCGAACAAACATGACGGTAGGCGAGGAGATAACTTCTGTTTACTcatttattaagaaaattacCTGCTATCAGCGAGTTCTTAATTACAATTTGATCGAATGAAAAGCATCATCGAAGATTCGAGATAGGACAGGACAGGGATTGTAGTGCAAGAAAACAAGTAATTAGGCTTTTTTAAGCTGTGTGACGTTAAAACGTGGCTTAATCGCATGTTTTCTTGAATGAGAAATAACAATTCGTGTCATATTTTCAACAACCGAgtgtttaattgttattttatcgTGTGTTACAAGCGTTACGCTTCAAATAATACgtttgtgaaaataattaggtcttttattttctgataaaTTCATTGCACCTCACAAtaatgattaattttttactgtttcaaTTCatctattcaaaaaattcaagtcaTAATTTTCAAGGTATCAAATGCATTTCATAACAAGATTATCTTAAATGTCGCTCCTCGGCCGCACCTTACCGCATTTTAATATCGAAAGTGTGAACTCTGTACGTAACCCACTATACAacagttattagtttttgaacacatttcGCCCGACTTGAccgaaatttgaaaaaatgaaattcgtATTTTACTGGCAATTTGGAAGGTCGCTGATTATCTGGTAGCACAGAAGTGTGTTCTAGACAAACGTAATTTAGTATTCTGTCATTTAACGTCCAATTGCTTTCCGACTATAACGGCATCGAAATTCCAAACATCCTTTCTCGAATTACGCTCCATACATATGATTTAATAACATCACGCTGTGAAGCGTGGATGTTTACAAATGgacatttttttccaacacttaataaatattttgcggTCATTATTAAAAGATTGATTAACATTCGAgagtaaattaaatatttttcaaaccaCAATGCAATTAAAGTTAGAAAGTACGCAAGTAGTCAGCGACGAAACCTCCACTCCTCGCCAATTTACCTTTAGTGGCATTTTCGTCagctattttaaataaatttatcatCCGTTCCGATCTATAATCAccgaataatttaaaattttgcataagctGCGAAAGTTTAAACGATTTGTACCACTTTTTCCTCACAAACTGATACATCCACCCTTCGTTTTGCATCCATTCGATAAAGTAAGCTCCTCTAACAATACGCTAGTTCCAAAACATTAAACTTTACAACTTTTAATTAGAAGCAGGCGCTCCCTAAAATCTCTGCCAGATTTCCGATTCAGCTCCTCCAACGATTACgtcaaacatttatttctaaatttgCAAAACGATCGTTAATTTTGTCAAACTACTGCTACACATAATAGAAATGTTCGTTGATTTACACGCCGTTTAACCATCGGGGGAAGCACAGAACCGTAAATCCTCTACGGGTTGATCCTCTGTGTGTGTTTTACAGCCACGAGCTTTTTGTTTGCAGGGTGTGTGTACTTCCAGGTCTCCGACTTGCTAAAAGTACGGAAATATtccgatttttttctttcagtaataattttttgtctaagGAAAAACGCCCAAACTTTAATCAATTGGCTCTCTTTcggaattttttgttatatttttttttttgcaattcttGCTGAGGGTCCTTTGTCATTTGTATTGTATTTtgtgtagtttttttatttttaagataagtaaatatttaaatcttcATTTCGTATTTTCTTTTGCAGTCTTAGAGtaggaaaaaaatcaatacaatCTTATATAATTTCCCTCCTTTCACAAATCTAAGTTATCAGACTGCCATgctgtacaatttttttcggtCACTAATTTAAAAGTATTGTAATACATGCTTCATTATCATGCCGCCACAAATCGATAACATCAAAATACTCTGATTTTTGATTAATGAACTTGATTATTGATTAAACAAAGTTCCGTACCGAGTCTTTCATGAAGatttattgtttcaaaaatatttataataataggaTTCAAAAAGCTAATAAGGAAAAAGCTTTCGGAGCTGTGTTATTATGTAAATGTCAAAGAAAATGGAGAGGTGTAATAAAACGTCCcataattttccaaaatttatttatcccaatcataattttatttcgcaaCAATTCATCACTCCCACACGACCCACCCTGTAGGAAACAAATCGATAATGTTTCCTTGTACGATTTATAATTTCATTTGACGGATCGTGCCGAAAAACCCGCCTTAAGTGTTCATACAAGTGTCCATCGTGACAAATAACATATTGTACggacttttatttaattcgacAAAAACCGATCGTTCTTCCTCCTCATTAtccaaattacaaaattaatcatcGATCGTTTCGTCTCTACCTCAACCAgcggaaaaacattttttctttctacACCAGTTAATTCAATTAAGAACAAAGACCATTTAGATTTCATTACATTAATGACATTAGCTACGTTTTCGCATTTTGCACAACCTTGACGACGTCCAGTTAACTCTTCCCATCacagttaaaaattttcgcTTCCTATTGTTCTTGAAAATTTCCCGAGTCGTTCACCCAAACAAACACCTGTGTATCTTTTAGTTCCGATTTGTTTCGATTTTGACGAAAAGCGGAAATGCGAGCATCCGACAGGCAATAATTGCACGCCTTTTTTATTAGATCGACTGCATGATGCTTAATGTATGCGTGAATATTTACAACGAACGTGATGTTCATCGGCAGTGACGGCGATATAGAAGGTTAAAAGCCTTTCGAAAATAGAACAAAAATCGAGAGAGAAAGGGTGGAATGTGCATATGCGACGTAATAGctgattttaattgaaacaacTAGGTAACATAAACAAGAACTTTTTGCCTCTATTACCAGCTTTCACATAATTTGCTATtgacatttttaaacaaatattcaactgAAACGTAGGTACACTTTAATAGATAGGTGTATGAAAAAATCGTAATGCGTCATTGGCGAAAATGATTCAGCAaagaatcattttttaaaattatacgaATCCTTGACCTTGCGTCCTTTACCTGAGGCAACACTTCTGATTACCTGAATAAATTGATGCAGGAAATTCGTTTTAATATTAGCTCGTCGTACACACGCTAGGCGCGTGTTttccatttaataaaattattaaggcAAAGACGAGGAGCTGATGCTTTTTTCGAAcgaagagaaaaaataaaaaggtaaACAGAGCAGATGGTTATTTTTACGAGCATGTCGTAAAAGTGTTTCACTCATCGACTTAATTAATACTCACTCGATCGATTGATATACCATGAATTTATGGACGCGACAGTTGGTGATTAAAACCGATTTATATTCCTTTAATGGTCTTCCGAATTTccaaagcaagaaaaaaaaacaacatttttgagGTCAAGTTTGAAGCGAATTGTTTGCAACATCAAAGGATAACAAATGGAAGCACTTGACAGTTTTCGATTATTATCAGTTGATTCAAAAAGAGTGACATATGTTTTGGTActgttatgaaatttatttattgtttgctGAAAAATTTAACGGTTGCATACAGCACCTAATTGacggaaaaatgcaaatatttatttacaaattaggaGAAAATTACGTATGGTGGTACCACTttcaacgaaaataattcggtGTTTTGTTGTTCTTGAATCATCTTTGATCAAATAAggaaaacaacacaaatagAATCTTACTCAACGTTTAAAAGACTCGCTTTAGAAAATTGCGCTCATATATTTATCTAATTTcggtttaattgtttattatctttaaaaataatttttaaatgcttgTTAACACCTACGTGATATTACTCAActcaaatattattacaaactAAAGATCATaggataaaattaaattgcatCTGGtgcgttttaaaaatataccaTGAAACCAAATGTTTTAATTCCaactttattacatttttatttcgcttaaataataaatcacaaCAGAAACGACGATTTTTCATCTCGGCctttaaatttcaaaacaacTTTTTGTCCTTACACATAAATAACTTATTCCCATTTAGCTTCATTCAAATAATGGAAATGAATAATCGTCTTGGACTTTCATCACCGATAAACAAGCACTCATAAAATAGTGtcccataaaaaaattacagactgaagcaaaagtaacgcacaaaattcacaTCTTTGTTGactcatttttcaaaaaaatcctcgaacaggttgattttattttgttacatttGACACCATAATGACATTTCTGACGTcaatagtttttgagtaatgacgtttttaaatgacaagtgACATTTTTCATTAGTGTTTTAGAcagtacacatttttattttctggaaacaaaaaattaggcaaaaaaaaattaaaataaaaaaaattacaattaaagttataaaaagtattacggaaaaagctttattttttttattttatttaaacaataaaatcgAACTtcacgatattttttttaaataactaataacGTAATAAcaatgattaattttgttcattTCTTTTGGCTGAGTCTGTGCATAAAAACTAAGCTCTCAGCTTCGAAGTAATTCTTTAGAAATTACTCATAATAATATtcttaatatttaatatttaatgtaCAGACTGAAACAGTAgtaattattgaattttttttcttgtgattttttgtaatttttgtaattttttttttcgttttaaaacAGATTAAATGACCTCATAATCATGTGATGGCTTTTTTCTGTAGTTAcagttaaaatttcttaacGGAAACTTAATTAGATGTCCAAGAGTTGATATTGGACCGCTTTTACGCGACATTCACCACCAattctaaaaataacacactaattttataaaattttatgaatgaCTGTTGGCCAAAAGACTATATCTGAAAAACTCTCAAAGAATTTGGCTAAAACTTGTCACGAAAGCCTTGGCTGTGGAAAAATATGTTTCCAATCTGAATAAAAGGACAAGATTAGAGGGAAAGCTCGACAGAGGCTTTTctcataaaaacaaatatttaccgGATCGACCGGAACGATAGggaacataataaaaatacgcaAAGGACGTATTTTATTACCATACGAATTCAGATCGTGATTGCGATTTTTTCTGGCAAATCCAATCTTTGATCCTTTTATCAAGCAAGTGTGAAATAAACTAATTGGTTTTATCGAACAATTGTTTTCActgtgataaaaataaataccccGGAGTTTGATTGACTAATTCGAGCTTATCGCTGTAGAAACAACCGTTTCGCGATTGCTTATCCAGCATGAACGTTTGGGGCTCGAGTAACCCGAAAAAAGTAAATCAGGCCCTGTTTTTGTTACGTGGGCCCGAACCGGTACCGAATTCAACTCTGAACGTACCTCATTGAAGGCCATATCTGAAGGTAGTTCGATGGCCTGTTCACCTGCAAGATGACAACAAATGGGGCTTCTGGCTGAGCGCTCAGTTCGCCGAATCCGAAGAGCTCCTCCAAGTGGCTTCACCAGCAATCCACATTTGTTACAAAACACGTCGCGATcgaattacacaaaaatttacattccTCAGGTGGGATGGCTGGAAGCGACCCGAGGGCAGAGTCTGTCAACGTCAACGCACCGTCACGTGATCGGGACACTTCCGGGAACAGGGGGATAAAACGGGACCACTTCAAAGGCGCTGATTTACGCAaagttttacgttttctaCACACATCAGATGCACCAGCAACGAGCCGGCCGCCATATTGCATTCATGTCAAACTCCAGCCGAACGCGAAGGGGAATGGACCGAACGTGCCCGAAGGGGGATTTTGAATAGGAGATGACTTCCCGCCAATGTCACCAGTCATCAATTTCTTACGTCATTTACCATTGAGtcgacatttttaatttataggTTTTTTGTCCGGAAGATTTGGACGATATTtagatacaccctgtatagtagAAAATTGACGTGTgacagtttgaataaaaagttcACATAATGAGTGAATGGGTTATTTGCGCCGAAAGGTCGACGGCACACATAGATATTGGAATAAATGTGCTGTCAATGTTTGTTCCATACAGTTATTACGCAATTTTGCTATTTATGAATTATGAAAGCGATTTTGAGTGCAGCGAATTGTTTTGGGTTTGCATTGACCCGCGTTCACATGCGGGCGGTTtgcgtaaattttttttacagcaAATGTTAAACTATTGCTTTATCAATTCTTTTGAGTAGATAAAATAGCACTATAACCACAAGGgttaaatgttttaaacttatttatatCAATTTGAAGgattaacaataacttttttctcttaaaCTTGAAGTcctgctatagaaaaaatattgtattatctACTCGTACAATAAGCCCACTCGTGACTCTGACGTtgataaacaatttctttatcgtcttgtataacTATGGCCGATTTTTAGAactgaaaagataaaaaatggccgtaatgaaaataatatgaatatgatgaatatgaaaataaataagtttcttAAACctgaagataatttaaatataaaatcgaAACGTTGAGTAACACCTATAGTCCAAAAACACCAATAAAGAactttttgttctaaaaatttttacaaaatggaCGAAAAGACAGCAGAAATTTAGTTTCTTATATTCTTAACTCATTTAgctaaaagtcactaaaaaggCTTCCAGCACCCTATTTTTAGTAATTACTTTGTTGCAagagaaaaaatagaaattatcATTCAGAATtgagattttgttaaaaataatatttttttaaatgaatataCAGTGTTAGTTACTTCGGTCAAGTTCGAAAAATCTTCGTAGTGCGCTCGGAgcgcaattttaataatttatttaaaaaaaaacactggtcTGAAAGCAATACTATTGCATCAGAAGTCAATTTTAGAGTATAATCCTTTAGCAAAAAATGACTGTTGTAgggtacaaaaaattaataactcgaaaactaaaaggacgtttgaaaaattttattcttgaaaaatgatcacatttAAATAGTTGATGATGtagtaattagttttttcgtaaggtacatagtttaggcacaaaTACTTTTGATTATCTCTTGATACTCTTGATACTCTTGATTATCtctgtaaaatatttattacaaattacaagtaaaaaaaaattagaaaaaaaataaaaaaattaataatagtagaCGCTGATTTTGTGTGATATTTAGTTTTCGTGATTTACTATTTATATAATGATTTGTTGATCGAAAATGTgtgattataaataaatttttacaatctgAAATTGGCaataaattcgaattacgttagTAATAAGTTCGTTCCATTAATATCCCTTAATTTATCCAATCCTGGCAAAAACGCAACATTATTAAATCTGTAAAAGCAATCACGGAATTTTATCTCATCTGCGAAGAGCTTTCGTGCTACCTTACCATATTTCTAAAACTAGCTGCTCGTAAGTCTATAAATAGTACCAAACTTTTAATCCGAAGAGAATAAACATTATTAccatcaaaaacaataaatcccCGAGCAATATTTCACCACTCAAGGTTGCCCCAAAACCCCCCAAAATAAATGTGACTCGCGAGCAATTTGTGCAACTTGTTGCTCCAACTTTGATAAATCTCACACCCTGTAATTACCCaaacttaataataaaaccGTGAAATGCGTGCCATTTCCTCGCCTAATCGCCACTTTGTCAGAAATTCCTAATGGAATTTAAATTGCGCCCTCTTTGAAACAGCCCGCGACGTTGGTATCAGGTCGCATTCTTGGAGGCGTCGACGGCGATGACGTCGAATCGGCGGTTTTGCACGGTACCAGGGCGTCATGGGTGCATTTCCTTGGTACCTATGGGCACCCGGCACGAGCCCTAAGCGGGCCAAGCCGCCTGCCTCCTCGAGCTGTTGCATTCCCTCGCAGCAAATCCGACCGCAAACATCGGCAAGAAATCGCGGCTTGTAATTGCCACCAGTGCGTATCGATAAATCGCCCATTTCCGCGAAAATGCCGAGATGAGAAATGTCCCTGGGCAACTTACGGGACAAGTTGTCCAGGGAGACCAGACCTGTGACAGGTGTCATCAAATCCGCAAAGACATGCCAAACGATGGTCGAGCCCCCTGAGAAGCTGAACCAAGCCATCATGGTGTCGCCCCTCGTTGCGAGCGCCCCCTCGAGCCCCAAGCACGGCATCGCCCCGGAGACCAGCGCCGAGGGGATGAAGAGGTCCAACAGCTGCATCGAGAACAAGTACAAGTGCACCATCACCTCGGAACGGCTGAGTCGGCTAAGGAAAATCGTCGAAACCGCCGTTAAGGAGCACAAAGTCTTCACCATAAAAGGTAAGTTGAGGTGCGCCAGGGAATTACAACGAGGATCAGTGGAAACGCACTGTTCCTATCGATCAGACTGaggaagttttaattttgtgcaaaattaaaGAACTGCACGCAAGGAGTAGCAATTTGCCCATGATTTGCGATCTTTATCAGTCGTAGTTAATGAGATTGAAGAGATAGGTACATGCAAATGAGGCGATTTGCGtgaagaaatgttttttttgcatCAGGTGGCTGGCCTGTGATTCGGCGCGAACTTCTCAAGCGCAACTGGGTCGAGAAATACGAGCCATCAGTCACCAAAGCCAAATCTTCGACTGCCCCCAACTCTGACGACCTCGTCAGCAACCTCCCCGTCAAACACGACTGGGAGTCGCCTTCAGCCTACATcgaaaaatgtgagaaaacaATCATGTCCCGCATGCTCCAAAACTTCGATGTTGACTTCTACTGGAGCATGCGGAAAGACCAAGCCGACCTCCTCCACCGCTCCAACAGCTACAAGCTGATGAACCGCTTCAGCAAGTCACTCTTTGCCTCCAAAGAGGGTTTAGCACTCTTGCTGCAGCAACATTACTGGTTCAGCGAACCGGGGGTTTCCTCGGTTAACTTCCCCAGGTGCTACGTTTTGGGATTTCCGgatcattttaataatttcgtcGATGATTTTCGGACGACTGCTTGTATGGGAATTTTGAAATGGTTGGTTCAGAAATACGATACTGAGAATAAGTTTGGGATTCAGTCACCGGAAGGGCAAGTGCCGTTGAATACGTTACAGTTTGCGATCGATCGTTGTAATCAGTTTATCGAGTGTCAGAAACATCTAGACATTGATAAGGAATATCCGCGGATTTGGGACCATGAATGGGAGCAATTTTTGGCCAATTATTACACAGTCATGCACAAAAATGGGCTTTTTGATACTTCCGATGTTCATCCCTTAACCATGTATTACATCAAAGCGAAGAATATTCTAAATGAGTTGGGGAAATTTTGGCCAGAGTTTGGAATGGATGGCATGAGGAATGTCTGGATCCTGAAACCGGGGAACAAGTGCAGAGGAAGAGGAATACAGCTGGTGAAGACAATAGCAGACGTGGAGAAAGTGATGAATTTGAAGCTGAAATACGTCGTACAGAAATATATAGGTATTCAAAAAGCACAATTGAGCTTTTTGCTGACGTAGTCCAGAAAGCTTCTTGAAGAACACTTAGCTTATTGTTTATTCcttgaaattgtttttagaaaatatcagAATcgtccttttttattattttttccacaactattgtaattattctttcatcttttttttgtttcaaatgtttgTTGTTATGATACTAGATTCGAAAATTTGGGAAACAAAGacaggaaaataataataaataataaatatttacggGCACAGGGAGAGAACCATCTGAAAGCAGAAATTTGGTTTCCGTAGTTggaatgttaaaaaattaagaaaaaaatttaaaaataagaaaaaaacagaggaacaactaaaaaataagttaaagcAGTGGCAtcttgcagaaaaaaattatggaaaaaggaTTAAAGAACAAAAGTTAacgaataattagtaattgatttatttttgataacccAGCAAACTGctctggaattaaattttcaaacatcagcatttgcgttttttcaaaaaaatcttcgtTTTCTAaccattgtattttttgcaattccAATTCATTGAAAATAACTCACTCGTAAATGTGAAAGTGATTAAGAAATAGAGTCgacaacaaatttaaataaaaaatttaatttgtttttttttgggtaattGGGTGGTCGTAAGACCtgatttcagaaaatttttgcaaaatattaagTTAAGGAATTAATGTCCGTTAATGTTATCCTTATATTgcaactaataaaaaaagcaaaaataattttgttggaaTACAAAATGCAGACAAACTTTGACTCTTTTATCACAGACAGAAAAAAAGACACGATTCGGACTCGAACCAACATTTTCCCAATTGTCGGTCAGgtgtttttctaattaataaatttactaGATCAGTCCacgactttttgtgaaattttgaatttttaagacGTTCAGAAATAGCGTAATTCCAgctaatttggtaaaaatcagccgacatttaaaataatcaaacactAGTTTTTTGCCAACTTTTACAACGCCTTGTGATTGGTCTATCCTACTGTCGGGTGCGCATTAGTTCAtcatatccaatgacaaacaccttgcaattttttgtgcagtaGATAAACAAGTTGGAGgtaatttctatatttttattggtcaaataCGCATTCCTGGAACAAATGAGACGGTAAACCGGTGCTGGCCCTTCCCACAAAACTAGAATTTCGTCTTCGATGCAATGGCCGATCATGTTTCCAACTTTATGCAGTTTTTCAATATCTCAACAACCATCTTCAATTTTATCGAAATCACTTTATCTCAAATTCAGTCTCAATCTACTTTCAATTACGTTTTGTTCGTTCATAttgatttgaaaatgttttaaatggagaattaaattaacagaatttttttgggCTTGGCTGAATTTTTGTTCTTATCTACAAttgtttctagtttttttgcaattttattattatagaaaaGCCGCTCCTTATCCACAAAACAAAATTCGACATCCGCCAGTGGTTCATCGTCTCAAACGTCCAACCCTTGACAATCTGGATGTACCGTGAGAGTTATCTCCGCTTCAGCAGCCAAATCTTCACTTTGGACAACTTCCACGAATCGCTCCATCTCACCAACCATGCCGTCCAGTGCAAATACACCAACGTGGAACAGCGAGACAAAGCCCTACCTCATGACAACATGTGGGACTGCCACACGTTCCAAACTTACTTGAAACAAATCGGAGCTAAAGAGAAATGGAACGAAGTTATTTTGCCGGGAATGCGTGAAGGGATAGTCTGTGCCATGTTGGCCAGTCAGGACGTCATGGACCGCAGACAGAACACTTTCGAGATATACGGCGCTGATTTCATGATTTCGGAAGATTACAAACCCTGGTTGATTGAAATTAACTGCAGTCCGGACTTGTCGCCTTCCACAAGCGTGACAAGTCGGATGTGTCCACAGTGCATGGAAGACATCATCAAAGGTTGGTGAAAAATCGCCAAGTGTTTCAAAACCGATAGTTTGTTTCAGTTGTGATCGACAGGCGAAGGGACCCAACGGCAGAGACGGGCCTTTTTGACCTGATTTATCGGCAAACCTTACCTCGGGTGCCCCCTTACTTAGGGATGAATTTGTCCGTGCGAGGTCGCCGGATTTTCAAAACCAGACACAGACACAAAACGCCGCAGAAGGAACGCAAGGAGTTTGACAGCAGTGCCCAAATGTGGCTCAACAGAAAACACGAGTTTGTCAAAGCCGAACTGAAGCGAAGTCTGACGGCTCCAGCGCCCACCAATTTGCCGAAATTGCCGAGTCCTGGCCTGTACAAAGGCCCAGTGATTGAGGATTTGATCGATGATTTGAGCAAGTCGATCAAAAGTCCCAAAATCGTGAACGTGGACGTGATTAAAGTACCGAAGTCGGAACCGGTGAAGAAGAAATGCGAACAGAAGAATAAGCGTGAAAGGGTAAAACGGGGTAAAAGTAAGACCAACAAAGTGACCTTTATCTCCAGAAAGCAAA
It contains:
- the LOC657266 gene encoding tubulin glycylase 3A, with translation MSLGNLRDKLSRETRPVTGVIKSAKTCQTMVEPPEKLNQAIMVSPLVASAPSSPKHGIAPETSAEGMKRSNSCIENKYKCTITSERLSRLRKIVETAVKEHKVFTIKGGWPVIRRELLKRNWVEKYEPSVTKAKSSTAPNSDDLVSNLPVKHDWESPSAYIEKCEKTIMSRMLQNFDVDFYWSMRKDQADLLHRSNSYKLMNRFSKSLFASKEGLALLLQQHYWFSEPGVSSVNFPRCYVLGFPDHFNNFVDDFRTTACMGILKWLVQKYDTENKFGIQSPEGQVPLNTLQFAIDRCNQFIECQKHLDIDKEYPRIWDHEWEQFLANYYTVMHKNGLFDTSDVHPLTMYYIKAKNILNELGKFWPEFGMDGMRNVWILKPGNKCRGRGIQLVKTIADVEKVMNLKLKYVVQKYIEKPLLIHKTKFDIRQWFIVSNVQPLTIWMYRESYLRFSSQIFTLDNFHESLHLTNHAVQCKYTNVEQRDKALPHDNMWDCHTFQTYLKQIGAKEKWNEVILPGMREGIVCAMLASQDVMDRRQNTFEIYGADFMISEDYKPWLIEINCSPDLSPSTSVTSRMCPQCMEDIIKVVIDRRRDPTAETGLFDLIYRQTLPRVPPYLGMNLSVRGRRIFKTRHRHKTPQKERKEFDSSAQMWLNRKHEFVKAELKRSLTAPAPTNLPKLPSPGLYKGPVIEDLIDDLSKSIKSPKIVNVDVIKVPKSEPVKKKCEQKNKRERKAKRKRKH